From a single Ailuropoda melanoleuca isolate Jingjing chromosome 12, ASM200744v2, whole genome shotgun sequence genomic region:
- the NUP62 gene encoding nuclear pore glycoprotein p62, whose product MSGFNFGGTGAPTGGFTFGTAKTATTTPATGFSFSTSGTGGFNFGTPSQPAASTPSTGLFSLTTQAPATQTPGFSFGTTTPATGGTGFSLGISAPKLNLSGAAATPATAHAGGFGLGSSTLTNAISSTVTSSQSTAPTGFVFGSTTTSAAPSTTPGGFSFTGGSTSQTGTSGFNIGSMGTSAQPTALVGLPFTPATPAATGAGATPPAAPAPAAATTSAGPTLFASLATAPTSSTATGLSLCTPSTTAGTPGAGTLGFSLKAPGAASTASTTTVTATATTTAATTTAATTTTGFALNLKPLAPSGIASNAPAAVAAPPGPSASTGASASPVMTYAQLESLINKWSLELEDQERHFLQQATQVNAWDRTLIENGEKITTLHREVEKVKLDQKRLDQELDFILSQQKELEDLLSPLEESVKEQSGTVYLQHADEEREKTYKLAENIDAQLKRMAQDLKDIIEHLNTSGGPADTSDPLQQICKILNAHMDSLQWIDQNSALLQRKVEEVTKVCEGRRKEQERSFRITFD is encoded by the coding sequence ATGAGCGGGTTTAATTTTGGAGGCACTGGGGCCCCCACAGGCGGGTTCACATTTGGCACTGCAAAGACGGCGACAACCACACCTGCTACCgggttttctttctctacatcTGGCACTGGTGGGTTTAATTTTGGGACTCCCTCCCAGCCAGCTGCAAGTACCCCTTCTACTGGCCTGTTCTCGCTCACGACCCAAGCTCCAGCAACACAGACGCCAGGATTCAGCTTTGGAACCACAACTCCTGCTACAGGAGGAACTGGATTCTCCTTAGGGATCAGCGCACCAAAGCTAAACTTGAGCGGTGCAGCTGCCACCCCAGCCACGGCACATGCTGGCGGCTTTGGGCTCGGCAGCAGCACCCTCACCAATGCCATCTCGAGCACTGTCACCTCCAGCCAGAGCACGGCACCCACCGGCTTCGTGTTCGGCTCCACCACCACCTCTGCTGCCCCGTCCACCACGCCGGGGGGATTCTCATTCACAGGGGGAAGCACGTCCCAGACCGGGACCTCAGGTTTCAATATTGGCTCGATGGGGACTTCGGCCCAGCCCACGGCCCTTGTGGGATTGCCCTTCACTCCCGCCACTCCGGCAGCCACCGGAGCGGGAGCCACGCCGCCAGCCGCTCCAGCACCCGCTGCTGCCACCACCAGTGCTGGGCCCACACTGTTTGCCTCGCTAGCCACCGCTCCAACCTCGTCCACCGCCACTGGGCTTTCCCTTTGTACCCCTTCAACCACAGCTGGAACTCCCGGGGCTGGAACGCTGGGCTTCAGCTTAAAGGCCCCTGGAGCAGCTTCTACCGCCTCCACAACAACAGTCAccgccactgccaccaccaccgcAGCCACCACCACcgcagccaccaccaccactggcTTCGCCTTGAATCTGAAGCCATTGGCACCATCCGGGATCGCCAGCAATGCACCAGCTGCCGTGGCCGCGCCACCTGGGCCCAGTGCCAGCACTGGGGCATCCGCCAGCCCTGTGATGACCTACGCCCAGCTGGAGAGTCTGATCAACAAGTGGAGTCTGGAGCTGGAGGACCAGGAGCGGCACTTCCTGCAGCAGGCCACACAGGTCAATGCCTGGGACCGCACACTGATCGAGAATGGAGAGAAGATCACTACCCTCCACCGTGAGGTGGAGAAAGTAAAGCTGGACCAGAAGAGGCTGGACCAAGAGCTCGACTTCATCTTGTCTCAGCAGAAGGAGCTGGAAGACCTGCTGAGCCCTCTGGAGGAGTCGGTCAAGGAGCAGAGTGGCACTGTGTACCTGCAGCATGCCGACGAGGAGCGTGAGAAAACCTACAAGCTGGCCGAGAACATCGACGCCCAGCTGAAGCGCATGGCCCAAGACCTCAAGGACATCATCGAGCACCTGAACACGTCTGGAGGCCCGGCCGACACCAGCGACCCGCTGCAGCAGATCTGCAAGATCCTCAACGCGCACATGGACTCGCTGCAGTGGATCGACCAGAACTCAGCCCTGCTGcagaggaaggtggaggaggtGACCAAGGTGTGCGAGGGGCGTCGCAAGGAGCAGGAGCGCAGTTTCCGGATCACATTTGACTGA